GCACCTCCAGTCCTCGACGCCCGTCGCGCACTGACCCCTGTCGCACGGACTGCCCGTCGCGCGCCGATCCGCCGCCTTCCGGCGGTGGCAGCGCCCGCGCCGCACACCCTCCCGCCCGGCGGGTCGGTGTGCGGCGCTGCCGTGCCGCCGAGCCCTGCGGGCCGCGGCGCGCTCAGGACCCGCCGGGCGGCACGGGCCGGAACTGCGGGCCGTAGGTCTGCTCGGTACCGGGCACCGGGATGTCCATCAGCCGGGTCGCGGGCCGCTCCAGGCTCCGCATGGCGCCGATCGCCCGGCCGAGGGCGCGGTGCCCGCCGCCGTCCCAGGCGGCCTCCAACTCGGTGAGCACCGTGGTGTAGTGGGCGTCGCACTGGTCGAGCAGGCGGCGGACGGCACGGGCCGGCGAGGGCCAGCCGCCCGCCGGGACGACGG
The Kitasatospora paranensis genome window above contains:
- a CDS encoding ferritin-like domain-containing protein, which translates into the protein MARAVETIREQGEGTAASPDSAVGRSMLGHYYAFGEIYNERLLRQVDGAWEFSGDALPFPDVRPMAVVPAGGWPSPARAVRRLLDQCDAHYTTVLTELEAAWDGGGHRALGRAIGAMRSLERPATRLMDIPVPGTEQTYGPQFRPVPPGGS